ACCGGTCGAGCGACGCCTCGCGCAGCGCGTTGTAGTCCTGCGCCACCAGATCGCGTGCGCCCGCCCACGCGAGCAGCGCTTGCAGCGCATCAGGGGTGTCGAACAGACCATGCAGATACGTCCCCATGACCTGGTCGTCGACAGAGCGGGCGCCATCGGCGACAGGGTCATGTGCGTCTGCGTCCAGCCAGACCGCGGGACGCTCAAGCGCCGCCCCGCGCGTCACCCCCATATGGATCTCGTAGCCGTTCACCGGCGCGTCGCCAGCGGTGAGACGTCCGGTCACCACGCGCAGCTGCTTCTGGGCTTCCATTGTGGTTTCGATCTCCAGCCAGCCGAGGCCCGGGGTCGTGCCCGCATCGCCTTCTAACCCAAGCGGATCGTGAATCGCGGCGCCGAGCATCTGCAAGCCACCGCAGATGCCCAGCACTTTGCCGCCATAGCGTAGATGCCGCGCGATCGCCGACTCCCAGCCTTGTGCGCGCAACCACGCAAGATCGGCGCGCACGTGCTTGCTCCCGGGCAAGATCACGAGATCGCTGGGAGGCCACGCCTCCCCCGCACCGACATAACGGAAATCGACTTGCGGATGCGCACGCAAGGCGTCGAAATCGGTGTGATTGCTGATGCGCGGCAAGGCGGGCACGGTGACGCGCAGACGTGTCTCGCCGCTCGCGGCCTTGTGACGCTCGCCGGGCAGCATGTCCTCGCCGTCGAGATGCAGCCCGTGCAAGTAAGGCAACACGCCCAGCACGGGGATGCCCGTCTTCGTCTCCAGCCATTCCAGCCCGCCCGTGAGCAGCGACGGATCGCCGCGAAAGCGATTGATGACGAAGCCCTTGATACGCACACGTTCGCTGTCCGACAGACACGCCAGCGTGCCGATCAATTGCGCGAAAACCCCTCCCCGGTCGATGTCGGCGACGAGCAGCACCGGGGCGTCGACCGCCTCGGCGAAGCCCATGTTTGCGATGTCGCGCGAGCGCAGGTTCACCTCGGCCGGGCTG
This window of the Pandoraea sputorum genome carries:
- a CDS encoding cobyric acid synthase; translated protein: MSEIPVNFEAPANPRRGTLMIQGTSSDAGKSTVVAGLCRLLLREGVRVAPFKPQNMALNSAVTADGGEIGRAQALQAQAAGIAPHTDFNPVLLKPSSDRGAQVIIGGKVVADLDARAYHEYKPRAMAAVLAAYERLRTRYDAVLVEGAGSPAEVNLRSRDIANMGFAEAVDAPVLLVADIDRGGVFAQLIGTLACLSDSERVRIKGFVINRFRGDPSLLTGGLEWLETKTGIPVLGVLPYLHGLHLDGEDMLPGERHKAASGETRLRVTVPALPRISNHTDFDALRAHPQVDFRYVGAGEAWPPSDLVILPGSKHVRADLAWLRAQGWESAIARHLRYGGKVLGICGGLQMLGAAIHDPLGLEGDAGTTPGLGWLEIETTMEAQKQLRVVTGRLTAGDAPVNGYEIHMGVTRGAALERPAVWLDADAHDPVADGARSVDDQVMGTYLHGLFDTPDALQALLAWAGARDLVAQDYNALREASLDRLADAFAEHLDLPRVWACLR